The sequence CTCGGAAGTTCTTTGTGGTTCATGTCCGATCTATCGATCGGGCTGAGCACATACGTTCCCAAAACTCCGACCAACAGCCTCGACACGCTCGGCCTTTACGATCTTGGGCTCTATTTTCTCGCCATTGGGTTCCTGAATTTTAACTAGCTGGACAGAAACTCTGCCTCTTTGTGATTGAACCACCGCGCCCGCGCTCAGCCCGCGCGTGCTGCGCCGCTCGCAACGATTACGAAATCACCTCGCCCAGTGAATGCAACGCGGCGAACGGCTCTTGTTTCGGTGTCAGCAAAAGCCGCTGTAACGGATCCTGCACAGCACCATTCAGGAAGGCCGCCGTCCGTTGCTCGCGCGTTTGACCATCGATCGTGCCCGTGCTGTTAATCCTCTTGGCGATAGCGTACTGGACCTTTTTGGTTCTGAGATCCACGATCAAGGTAGCACCACCGCGAAAATCAAACTCCTCATTATCGACTTTTAGGCGGCGCGACTGCGTCAGTGCCAAAATGATTTGCGGCTTGTGCTGGCCATCTGAGCCCATCCTCATCGCCCGTCGCATATCGCAAATCTCGAAAGGCAAATCAGGATCGAGACCAATTAGCTCACCAAACTGCTTCCGCAGGTTCGGTTTGAGATCCTTGAAAATGCTGGTGAGCATTTTTTTCAGCGATTCGAGGTACGTACAGGTTTCGTCGTACAACGCTTCGCGCGTGGGCGAGTAGAAGCAAATGTCCGCGTACCGCTTTAAATGCTCGAGAAACTTTCCTAGTTGCGCTTCCAACGCTTTCTCAGTTGCTTCGTCCTGCTTAAAGCCTTCAAACAGGTCGACGCCCTGCCAGCGCAGCGTCTCCACGGACAGCGTGTCCAAATCCAACGGATATATGCCGCGTTTGCGAAAACTTTCAACGAAAGCGACCCGATAATGATAAGGATCGTCCGGCACCAGATCGGCATCCGCGGTAATCAATCCGCGCAGATATTCGCCAAAAGTGATATCCACCGGCGGAATGTAATCGAGCGCGCGGATGCAGATATTCAACATGTGACCCGCTGTTTTCGACGCCTCAGCCGATAGCCGGTGTACGAGATCAGGATGGATGGCCCCCGCCTTAAGGACGCCGGTGCCGCCCGTGTAAATTCGCAACAGGTCCGCAGTACGAGTCTTGTAAATTGCCAGGAAGGCATCGAACACTGCCGCTACCAAAAGCGCTCCACGCGCGTGGGGTTCTTTCGTCTTCTCGTAATCCGCCGGGTCTGGCTTAATCCTCGTCCAGGTTCCATCTTTACCAAACTTTCCTATCGCGTCGCGCAAGGCGCCCCGTCCGCCGATGGCCCTGCCGAATTGCACCGCCAGGCTGCCAAGAATCGATTCCTCCTCCAGATTGCCTCTGGTTCGGGTAATCACATTCTCGAGGATCTCGGAGATGGTGAAATGCTGCATAAGTGCGACGATGTCGGCGAAGGCCTCGTGGAAGGCCAGCACATCCAGATTTGTCGCTTCATTAAACTCCCGGTGCATGCCGTCGAGGATCGCATGGGTTGTTTCATGGGCAATGATGTCATGCGACAAGCATGAATAAACTCTGCTACCCGGGACATGATCGCCAGGATCGTCAGCCGACGCCTCGAAGTAACCGAAGAGTAGCGAAACCCCCGGCGGACTGTAGAAAGCATTAGCCCCGCGCAGCGCGTGCGGTTGTATTTCAAGCTGGCGCACAAATTTTGTCCGGTTGTCCGTTTGCCTTGCACGCCAGAGCACACGCCGGCCTAATGCCCGTTCAAAGTGCTCGATGGTTTTCATCGCTACGGCGTAAACCATCTGCTGATGGAATTGCGGATTGCCTTCTGCCGGCGGCCAACCATCCTGCGCCAGGAGTTTTGGTTCATTCAGGTCGACAGGATCATACGTCGTGCCGGATGCATCCGTATCGACGACCTTGACGTATTCTCCAGTCAGTCCGGGAGTCTTCGGGTCTTCCGATGAGTCAATGAACTCTTTGCTGTTTAGTTCTTCCCACCTGACTTTGAGCACCACTTCGTTAATCCCGGCAGTCTCAAGCTGAGTCGAGAAGCTTGGATCGACTGCATAACAACGCAATCGGCGGAACGTTGGGTTGACGAGCTTGACCCCTTTCTCGCTGACGGGCCGCGGCGGCGGCACGATTTCGACTGGAAAGCGTGGTGCTGGACCGCCAGGTGCTGAGCCGCCAACCACCGACGTATAGCGAGCGGCTAAATGCTTTCGCAGAGTGAGCGAAGCCTTCGGATTGGCGATGACGGCATCCATGAATTCCTTGAGCGCCTTATCGCCTGGCGGCGTTGCCGGATCATCAATAATTTCTTGCAACCTAACGCCCTGGACGTCATCGTTCGCCAAATAGAGCTGAGTCAACTCGAGGTTGAACATCTCTTCGCGCGGAGGCGCCTCGGAGATGCCCAATCCGGTCAACACACGCAAGAAGGCAAACGAATCCCTGTCAGGCGGCGTCTGCGGCCGATTGAGGTCCGGCTGTACATTGAGTGCAAAATGGGCTTGCAGGATGCCGTTGCCGAAGTGTTCCGGGTCAACGTTCTTATCTTTTGCCGAGCTGAACAAGGCATGACGAACCGCCTCCACGCGGCGCCAGTCGCGTGGCAGACGATCTTTGTACTTCTCGTACCAAATTGCCGCGGCGGCCGCGACCTGCGGAGTAGCCGAGGACGTGCCTTCGCCATTCTCGCGAATCTCAGGACTTTGCTTGAAGACCGGCCATGGAATATTGGGTGTGTACGCGGCGATCGCGGCCGTCATTGAACTGGCCGGCCCCCAACTACCCTGAAGTTGGCGCCCCGTAATTCCATCGTAAGGTTTTCCGTTGGCCATCACGCCGCACACGGCGATGGTGCGGTGATATCTTGCCGGATACACGACGTGACGCGATGGGAGCCCCATGACGTTGTTGCCCGCCGCCGCGCAAATGCAGATACCCACCTCGTAAGCTTTGTTGACCAGTTCGCCCCACGCCCTGGACGGCAGGCCGCCCATGCTCATCGTTACGACGTCGCAGCGATTATCGATCGCAAATTGCAAGGCCTGCGCCAACGCGCTGGTCCTGAACAGAATGACGGAATCCGCTATGCGAAGCGTGACTACGTCCGCCCCGGGCGCGCCGCCCAGAAAATCGCCGCCCAGGAAGTCGACACCCGCGCCGGCCAGAATTCCAATCGTGCCGGTGCCGTGATCGAGATTCTCCGGGAACAGGCCCAGCGCGGCCCGCGATTCTGCCTTATTCGGATCCGGATCGCCTTCGACAAAGCTACGCTCGAGCACGATGCGAGCGGGTTTAGCAACGTGACTTCGGTCGAATCCCGTGTCGATGTGAGCGATGCGCGTGCGCGGATCGCGGAAGTCGACGGCGGAACGTGCCCATTGGAGTTGTGTGTACTCGGGCCCGAGGTGCCAGCCAAATGAAGGCGGCCCACCGAACGGTCCGGTAACCTTGTTATTCTTGTCGTCCTGCGGCGTGTGGCCGCCGGCAGCCGGAGCCGCCGCCATCGCCGCGCCGCCGGGAACCAATTCACTGCCGTCGTCGAATGTTTGGTCCAAGTCGGGTTCAGCGAAGAGTACCGCCGAAGCGTCGACACCAAGCTGCTCGGCGACCTGAGCATGCGCCAAATCCCATGGATTTGGGCCGACGGTGTCCGGCAAGTCGGCGAGATACCATTCGGGAGTATCGCTCAGGCCGAACACGTTCAACTGCCGCGGCCGATCATGAAGTGGCCTCAGATTGACTTTTGAAGCAGCTGCGGCGAGCCCGAAGTTTGGTTTGAGCTTTACCAGCACGCGATTTGAACTGGACATCGTCCCCTCCTCAGTAGAGCAACTTGGATCTGCTGGACGCGAGACTAATGCACTTTGCGCTCGTGCACCCGCGTCGCCGTCGATGGATTATTCCGATCGGATCGCCAGGTCGGATGATTAAAATGGATCACAAAATCACCGTTGTAAGAAATTACCGCGTCGTCAAAAGTAATCCTGCCAATCCGACGCCAGTTGTTGAAACTGAACTTTTGCGCCACGCCCGGTCCCCGACGCGAACCCTCGTCCGTCGTTTCAATGTTG is a genomic window of Pyrinomonadaceae bacterium containing:
- a CDS encoding S8 family serine peptidase translates to MSSSNRVLVKLKPNFGLAAAASKVNLRPLHDRPRQLNVFGLSDTPEWYLADLPDTVGPNPWDLAHAQVAEQLGVDASAVLFAEPDLDQTFDDGSELVPGGAAMAAAPAAGGHTPQDDKNNKVTGPFGGPPSFGWHLGPEYTQLQWARSAVDFRDPRTRIAHIDTGFDRSHVAKPARIVLERSFVEGDPDPNKAESRAALGLFPENLDHGTGTIGILAGAGVDFLGGDFLGGAPGADVVTLRIADSVILFRTSALAQALQFAIDNRCDVVTMSMGGLPSRAWGELVNKAYEVGICICAAAGNNVMGLPSRHVVYPARYHRTIAVCGVMANGKPYDGITGRQLQGSWGPASSMTAAIAAYTPNIPWPVFKQSPEIRENGEGTSSATPQVAAAAAIWYEKYKDRLPRDWRRVEAVRHALFSSAKDKNVDPEHFGNGILQAHFALNVQPDLNRPQTPPDRDSFAFLRVLTGLGISEAPPREEMFNLELTQLYLANDDVQGVRLQEIIDDPATPPGDKALKEFMDAVIANPKASLTLRKHLAARYTSVVGGSAPGGPAPRFPVEIVPPPRPVSEKGVKLVNPTFRRLRCYAVDPSFSTQLETAGINEVVLKVRWEELNSKEFIDSSEDPKTPGLTGEYVKVVDTDASGTTYDPVDLNEPKLLAQDGWPPAEGNPQFHQQMVYAVAMKTIEHFERALGRRVLWRARQTDNRTKFVRQLEIQPHALRGANAFYSPPGVSLLFGYFEASADDPGDHVPGSRVYSCLSHDIIAHETTHAILDGMHREFNEATNLDVLAFHEAFADIVALMQHFTISEILENVITRTRGNLEEESILGSLAVQFGRAIGGRGALRDAIGKFGKDGTWTRIKPDPADYEKTKEPHARGALLVAAVFDAFLAIYKTRTADLLRIYTGGTGVLKAGAIHPDLVHRLSAEASKTAGHMLNICIRALDYIPPVDITFGEYLRGLITADADLVPDDPYHYRVAFVESFRKRGIYPLDLDTLSVETLRWQGVDLFEGFKQDEATEKALEAQLGKFLEHLKRYADICFYSPTREALYDETCTYLESLKKMLTSIFKDLKPNLRKQFGELIGLDPDLPFEICDMRRAMRMGSDGQHKPQIILALTQSRRLKVDNEEFDFRGGATLIVDLRTKKVQYAIAKRINSTGTIDGQTREQRTAAFLNGAVQDPLQRLLLTPKQEPFAALHSLGEVIS